In Nocardia sp. NBC_00403, one DNA window encodes the following:
- a CDS encoding carbonic anhydrase — MAGNRRWVDGNLNHPDRDPDRRRLLAQNQQPYGVILSCIDSRVPPELLFDTGLGDLFVMRTGGLAVGPVVTGSVEYGPMTGGTPLIIVLGHQRCGAVAAAYKALREGPPLPGNLQAIVEALRPAYERMDSPGADPVETMTRIQVELTAGELRRNDDLAPLVDTNALSVVGAYYSLDTGQVEVLDGAPA; from the coding sequence ATGGCGGGCAACCGGCGGTGGGTCGACGGCAACCTGAACCACCCGGACCGAGATCCGGATCGTCGTCGGTTACTCGCCCAGAATCAGCAGCCCTATGGCGTCATACTGTCGTGCATCGATTCGCGGGTCCCGCCGGAGTTGCTGTTCGACACCGGGCTCGGCGATCTATTCGTCATGCGAACCGGTGGACTCGCAGTGGGCCCCGTCGTGACCGGTTCCGTTGAATACGGCCCGATGACCGGCGGGACCCCGTTGATCATTGTCCTCGGACACCAGCGCTGCGGTGCGGTGGCCGCCGCCTATAAAGCGCTGCGCGAAGGCCCGCCACTGCCGGGCAATCTGCAGGCGATCGTGGAGGCGCTGCGCCCGGCATACGAGCGCATGGATTCGCCGGGCGCAGACCCGGTCGAGACGATGACCCGCATCCAGGTCGAGTTGACCGCCGGAGAGCTACGGCGCAACGACGACCTCGCACCACTGGTTGATACCAACGCCCTTTCGGTTGTCGGCGCCTACTACTCGCTAGACACCGGGCAGGTCGAAGTACTCGACGGAGCTCCGGCCTGA